From Etheostoma cragini isolate CJK2018 chromosome 14, CSU_Ecrag_1.0, whole genome shotgun sequence, the proteins below share one genomic window:
- the prrt1 gene encoding proline-rich transmembrane protein 1: MSSEKHGLDDSGRQTMQPPPYLPGLQDPNVPHHPNMQPAPGTQPNYPPPPPPPGSDGYLQETQFHCGPLGPQGAPQGYAVQTQAPGGTMPHAPVGYIHPGYPLQLQPCTAYVPVYPMASGQPYMPAGGGHPGILPGQNYPMQMPPSITLMDRRPPHDYLPIAVLTTVCCFWPTGIIAIIKAVQVRTAISRGDMVTAEIASREARNFSFISLAVGIASIVLCTILTVVVIIASQHHDDDWEP; the protein is encoded by the exons ATGTCGTCGGAAAAACACG GTCTCGATGACTCTGGCCGTCAGACCATGCAGCCTCCTCCGTACCTCCCCGGCCTGCAAGACCCAAACGTACCTCATCATCCCAACATGCAGCCAGCACCGGGCACCCAACCCAACtaccctcctccacctcctcctccaggcTCAGATGGATATCTTCAAGAAACCCAGTTCCACTGTGGCCCACTGGGTCCCCAGGGGGCCCCGCAGGGCTACGCGGTCCAGACCCAGGCCCCCGGAGGCACTATGCCTCATGCCCCTGTAGGATACATCCATCCAGGCTACCCGCTTCAGCTGCAGCCCTGCACAGCTTACGTACCAGTCTACCCCATGGCATCG GGTCAACCCTACATGCCAGCCGGAGGAGGCCACCCAGGGATTCTACCGGGCCAGAATTATCCCATGCAAATGCCACCCAGCATCACCCTAATGGACCGTCGACCACCACACGACTACCTGCCCATCGCCGTGCTCACCACCGTCTGCTGCTTCTGGCCAACAGGCATCATTGCGATTATCAAAGCAGTGCAG GTGCGCACAGCAATATCCAGAGGAGATATGGTGACGGCGGAAATAGCCTCCCGCGAGGCACGCAACTTCTCCTTCATCAGCCTGGCTGTTGGCATCGCCTCCATTGTGCTGTGCACCATCCTCACCGTGGTTGTCATCATTGCATCGCAGCACCACGATGACGACTGGGAGCCGTAA